A DNA window from Bombus huntii isolate Logan2020A chromosome 10, iyBomHunt1.1, whole genome shotgun sequence contains the following coding sequences:
- the LOC126870493 gene encoding oxygen-dependent coproporphyrinogen-III oxidase has translation MIPRTLIKNWISLRHFFHKHYTIQYKAKNIKYIGFGIFTSVLVYSTSGITIFAAQNELDIKKFMAQPITDIKKLKKKDDMKTKMELLVMKTQADFCKALESLEEPGHSFKVDRWVRKEGGGGITCVLQDGVVFEKAGVNVSVVTGMLPPGAVQQMRARGKKMGEGSVPFFAAGVSAVIHPRNPMVPTIHFNYRYFEVENSDGSIQWWFGGGTDLTPYYLNEDDVKHFHSTLKAACDQYDPSYYSKYKKWCDDYFFITHRGERRGVGGIFFDDIDTPSQEEAFQFVKSCAEAVIPSYIPLVDKHKDDGYGYSERQWQLLRRGRYVEFNLIYDRGTKFGLYTPGARYESILMSLPLSANWQYMHEPKPGSKEAELVDVLRNPKEWLN, from the coding sequence ATGATTCCacgaacattaataaaaaattggaTTTCTTTACGtcatttttttcataaacATTATACAATCCAATATAAGGCCAAAAACATCAAATACATTGGTTTTGGTATATTCACAAGTGTTTTGGTTTATAGTACTTCAGGAATCACAATATTTGCAGCGCAAAATGAGTtggatattaaaaaatttatggCACAACCTATTACTGAcataaagaaattaaagaagaaagatgaTATGAAAACAAAAATGGAATTGTTAGTGATGAAAACTCAAGCAGACTTTTGTAAAGCTTTGGAATCCTTAGAAGAACCAGGCCATTCTTTTAAAGTTGACAGATGGGTTAGGAAGGAAGGTGGTGGAGGAATTACTTGTGTTTTGCAAGATGGAGTTGTTTTTGAAAAAGCTGGAGTAAATGTATCTGTCGTTACTGGTATGTTACCACCAGGTGCAGTACAACAAATGAGAGCACGTGGGAAAAAAATGGGAGAGGGATCTGTACCATTCTTTGCAGCTGGTGTAAGTGCTGTAATTCATCCTCGAAATCCCATGGTTCCAACAATACATTTCAACTATCGTTACTTTGAAGTAGAAAATTCAGATGGTTCAATTCAGTGGTGGTTTGGAGGTGGCACAGATCTTACACCTTATTACTTAAATGAGGATGATGTAAAACATTTTCATAGTACTTTAAAAGCTGCATGCGATCAATATGATCCTTCatattattcaaaatacaaaaaatggTGTGatgattatttttttatcacaCATAGAGGAGAACGTAGAGGAGTAGGTGGTATCTTTTTTGATGACATTGATACTCCTAGCCAAGAAGAAGCATTTCAATTCGTAAAATCTTGTGCAGAAGCTGTTATTCCTTCATACATTCCATTAGTTGACAAACATAAAGATGATGGATATGGATATAGTGAAAGACAATGGCAATTATTACGTAGAGGAAGATATGTTGAATTTAACTTAATATACGATCGTGGTACAAAATTTGGTTTATATACACCTGGTGCAAGATATGAAAGTATATTAATGTCTTTGCCTTTGTCTGCAAATTGGCAATATATGCATGAACCAAAACCTGGTTCAAAAGAAGCAGAACTTGTTGATGTATTGAGAAACCCTAAGGAATGGTTGaactaa
- the LOC126870487 gene encoding serine--tRNA ligase, mitochondrial isoform X1: MYFIINIILLLKCGSRNNLVDFLNILSFIQRLWTQSTQYNVDTITYIPEPEYNIDFLCNSCNRDIIFNNIAARKSIGDIDKILELSKNPELKKALLHELNKIPNQTDPRVLSYGEEPQILKECGHNPEFDFEPQEFSTLVTNLKALKSKQLGPLIGTRGYLFLGDLAELEEALIHFTVRKLMKHGFKLVSVPDIIPTEVIERCGLIIDNGRHLVYNLSPFYGGNYSLSGTAEMSLAYKVMNTIFSSEDLPLKMAAVSRCFRAEISNLIHERSIYRVHQFTKVEMFVCSKHEESENQFQELLNIQEDLFSSLNLYFRIIDMPAHDLGSPAYRKVDMEGWMPGRKLYGELSSCSNCTDYQSRRLGIKYKTNKGEVLHVHTLNGTACAVPRMLIALCETHQTKHMRIQIPEILIPYMAGKTLIKKQPIANMKLHKYKSQI, translated from the exons atgtattttataattaatattattttacttttaaaatgtGGTTCAAGAAACAATTTAGTCGATTTCTTAAATATCCTCAGTTTTATACAAAGACTTTG GACACAGTCAACACAATATAATGTAGACACAATAACATATATTCCAGAACCCGAatataatattgattttttatgTAATTCATGTAATCgagatattatttttaataatatagcAGCAAGGAAAAGTATTGGagatattgataaaattctTGAACTTTCAAAAAATCCAGAGTTAAAGAAGGCTCTTTTGCATGagttaaataaaataccaAATCAAACAGATCCAAGAGTATTATCTTATGGCGAAGAACcacaaattttaaaagaatGCGGGCATAATCCAGAATTTGATTTTGAACCACAAGAATTTTCAACATtagttacaaatttaaaggcattaaaaaGTAAACAATTGGGGCCCTTAATAGGAACACGAGGTTACTTGTTCTTAGGAGATCTAGCAGAATTAGAAGAAGCATTAATTCATTTTACAGTCAGAAAGTTAATGAAACATGGCTTTAAACTTGTTTCTGTACCTGATATTATCCCTACTGAAGTTATAGAAAGATGTGGATTGATAATAGATAATGGAAGACACCttgtatataatttaagtCCTTTTTATGGAGGGAACTATAGTTTATCTGGAACAGCAGAAATGTCCTTAGCTTATAAAGTAATGAATACTATATTTAGTTCAGAAGATTTACCACTAAAAATGGCTGCTGTAAGCAGGTGTTTTAGGGCTGAAATATCTAATCTTATACATGAGAGAAGTATATACAG GGTTCATCAATTTACAAAAGTTGAAATGTTTGTATGTTCAAAACATGAAGAGTCAGAAAATCAGTTTCAAGAACTTCTGAATATTCAAGAAgatttattttcttcattaaatttatattttcgaataattGATATGCCAGCTCATGATTTAGGGTCTCCAGCATATAG gAAAGTAGATATGGAAGGATGGATGCCTGGAAGAAAATTATATGGAGAATTATCTAGTTGTAGTAATTGTACAGATTATCAGTCACGACGACTtggtataaaatataagacaaaTAAGGGAGAAGTTTTACATGTTCATACTTTGAATGGAACTGCATGTGCTGTACCTCGCATGTTGATAGCACTTTGTGAAACACATCAAACAAAACATATGCGTATTCAAATCCCTGAAATTttaataccttatatggcaGGAAAGACACTTATTAAAAAACAACCAATTGCTAACATGAAACTCCATAAATACAAATCACAAATCTAA
- the LOC126870487 gene encoding serine--tRNA ligase, mitochondrial isoform X2: MWFKKQFSRFLKYPQFYTKTLYRTQSTQYNVDTITYIPEPEYNIDFLCNSCNRDIIFNNIAARKSIGDIDKILELSKNPELKKALLHELNKIPNQTDPRVLSYGEEPQILKECGHNPEFDFEPQEFSTLVTNLKALKSKQLGPLIGTRGYLFLGDLAELEEALIHFTVRKLMKHGFKLVSVPDIIPTEVIERCGLIIDNGRHLVYNLSPFYGGNYSLSGTAEMSLAYKVMNTIFSSEDLPLKMAAVSRCFRAEISNLIHERSIYRVHQFTKVEMFVCSKHEESENQFQELLNIQEDLFSSLNLYFRIIDMPAHDLGSPAYRKVDMEGWMPGRKLYGELSSCSNCTDYQSRRLGIKYKTNKGEVLHVHTLNGTACAVPRMLIALCETHQTKHMRIQIPEILIPYMAGKTLIKKQPIANMKLHKYKSQI; encoded by the exons atgtGGTTCAAGAAACAATTTAGTCGATTTCTTAAATATCCTCAGTTTTATACAAAGACTTTG TATAGGACACAGTCAACACAATATAATGTAGACACAATAACATATATTCCAGAACCCGAatataatattgattttttatgTAATTCATGTAATCgagatattatttttaataatatagcAGCAAGGAAAAGTATTGGagatattgataaaattctTGAACTTTCAAAAAATCCAGAGTTAAAGAAGGCTCTTTTGCATGagttaaataaaataccaAATCAAACAGATCCAAGAGTATTATCTTATGGCGAAGAACcacaaattttaaaagaatGCGGGCATAATCCAGAATTTGATTTTGAACCACAAGAATTTTCAACATtagttacaaatttaaaggcattaaaaaGTAAACAATTGGGGCCCTTAATAGGAACACGAGGTTACTTGTTCTTAGGAGATCTAGCAGAATTAGAAGAAGCATTAATTCATTTTACAGTCAGAAAGTTAATGAAACATGGCTTTAAACTTGTTTCTGTACCTGATATTATCCCTACTGAAGTTATAGAAAGATGTGGATTGATAATAGATAATGGAAGACACCttgtatataatttaagtCCTTTTTATGGAGGGAACTATAGTTTATCTGGAACAGCAGAAATGTCCTTAGCTTATAAAGTAATGAATACTATATTTAGTTCAGAAGATTTACCACTAAAAATGGCTGCTGTAAGCAGGTGTTTTAGGGCTGAAATATCTAATCTTATACATGAGAGAAGTATATACAG GGTTCATCAATTTACAAAAGTTGAAATGTTTGTATGTTCAAAACATGAAGAGTCAGAAAATCAGTTTCAAGAACTTCTGAATATTCAAGAAgatttattttcttcattaaatttatattttcgaataattGATATGCCAGCTCATGATTTAGGGTCTCCAGCATATAG gAAAGTAGATATGGAAGGATGGATGCCTGGAAGAAAATTATATGGAGAATTATCTAGTTGTAGTAATTGTACAGATTATCAGTCACGACGACTtggtataaaatataagacaaaTAAGGGAGAAGTTTTACATGTTCATACTTTGAATGGAACTGCATGTGCTGTACCTCGCATGTTGATAGCACTTTGTGAAACACATCAAACAAAACATATGCGTATTCAAATCCCTGAAATTttaataccttatatggcaGGAAAGACACTTATTAAAAAACAACCAATTGCTAACATGAAACTCCATAAATACAAATCACAAATCTAA
- the LOC126870489 gene encoding protein krasavietz, producing the protein MSQKIEKPILSGQRIKTRKRDEKEKYDPMGFRDAILLGLEKAGNDLDAISKYLDAAGSKLDYRRYGEDLFDILIAGGLLVPGGSIAQDGDKPVKTTACVFEQPEDMESMRNFEQVFIKLMRRYKYLEKMFEEEMKKVLVFMKGFTPKERIKLARMTALWISNGSVPPTVLSVLINEHLVKDNLALDFLLEVFVTWRQEKGLSSLMTALKKGNIEGRLMEFVPPNKRTEEYFRSVFEAVGLADIVKLHKAQASQEAKRDLQQLLLDDLADNRPLKDIILDLKEMAQKSGIPEHEVIGLIWVVVMGQAEWNKKEELVADQALKHLKIYTPLFDVFTTTARSELALLLKVQEFCYENMNFMKVFQKIVLLFYKTDVISEEVILKWYKEGHSVKGKMMFLDQMKKFVEWLQNAEEESESGEEED; encoded by the exons atgagtcaaaaaatagaaaaaccaaTATTATCAGGTCAACGCATAAAGACCAGAAAAAGAG atgaaaaagaaaaatatgacCCTATGGGATTTCGAGATGCGATTTTACTTGGTTTGGAAAAGGCTGGTAACGACTTAGATGCAATTTCAAAGTACTTGGACGCAGCTGGCTCTAAATTAGATTACCGCAGATATGGAGAGGACCTTTTTGACATCTTAATAGCTGGTGGACTTTTAGTTCCAGGCGGTTCTATTGCTCAAGATGGTGATAAACCAGTAAAAACCACTGCTTGTGTTTTTGAACAACCAGAAGATATGGAATCTATGCGAAATTTTGAACAA GTTTTCATCAAACTTATGAGACGTTATAAATACttggaaaaaatgtttgaggaagaaatgaaaaaggTATTGGTTTTTATGAAAGGCTTCACTCCTAAAGAAAGGATAAAATTAGCTAGAATGACGGCTCTGTGGATATCCAATGGTTCTGTTCCACCTACTGTTTTATCAGTTTTAATTAATGAACATTTGGTTAAAGACAACTTAGCATTAGACTTTTTATTAGAAGTTTTTGTCACTTGGAGGCAGGAGAAAGGTCTATCCAGTTTAATGACTGCtttgaaaaaaggaaatattgaaGGAAG GTTAATGGAATTTGTACCGCCTAATAAACGAACTGAAGAATATTTTCGATCTGTATTTGAAGCTGTTGGTCTTGCAGACAttgtaaaattacataaagCTCAAGCAAGTCAAGAAGCAAAACGGGACTTGCAACAACTGTTATTGGATGATTTGGCTGATAATCGTCCTTTGAAAGATATTATACTTGATCTCAAAGAAATGGCACAGAAGAGTGGTATTCCTGAGCATGAAGTTATTGGCCTG ATTTGGGTTGTAGTAATGGGTCAAGCTGAatggaataaaaaagaagagttAGTGGCTGATCAAGCACTGAAGcacttaaaaatatatactcCACTGTTTGATGTTTTTACAACCACTGCCAGATCTGAGCTTGCACTTCTTCTGAAGGTTCAGGAATTTTGTTATGAGAATATGAACTTCATGAAAGTCTTccagaaaattgttttactattttataaaa cgGATGTAATATCAGAAGAAGTGATTTTGAAGTGGTATAAGGAAGGCCATTCTGTTAAAGGAAAAATGATGTTCTTAGATCAAATGAAAAAATTCGTTGAATGGTTACAGAATGCTGAAGAAGAATCTGAAtcaggagaagaagaagattaa